The Rudaeicoccus suwonensis sequence CATAGAACGGGCCGCGCCAGGAGATCGATCCGAGGATGCCGCCGAGCAGCGGCCCGACGGCGATGCCGACACCCAGAGCGGTCTCGTACAGGATGATCGCGCCCGCAAATCCGCCCGTGGCCGACGAGACGATGACCGCCAGCGAGGTCGCGATGAACAACGCGTTGCCCAGACCCCAGCCGGCGCGGAATCCGACGATGCCGCCGATCGATCCGGCGGAGCCTGCGAGTGCTGCAAACACCACGATGAGCACGAGACCGCCGATGAGCGTCTTCTTGGCGCCGATGCGGCTCGAGACCGCATTGGTGCCGAGCATCGCAACGGCCGTGACGACCAGATAGCTGGTGAACAGCAGCGTCACCTGACTCGGCGAGGCATGCAGCTGGGAGGCGATGGCAGGCAGGATCGGGTCGACCAAGCCGATGCCCATGAACGACACGACGCACGCGAATGCGACGGCATACACGGCTTTGGGCTGATTCCACATGGATGACTGTTTGTCATCGACGGCAGCGTGACTCACGCGAAAACCTTTCGAACGACGGGGACGTGAACCTGGGAGCGGCGCACGGCAGCACTTTATATCTATATTCTATGTAAATGCAACCGCGTCATCCCGACATCGTTCGGTATGCCGGAGCTCCCCTTCAGCCGACTGGTCCGCCGGGTGAGAGCAGATCTATCCACCGGTCGGCGAGGGCCTCCCACTCGTGACGGAGCCGATCCTCCGCCGCGCGCACCTCGTCGAGCACGTCGGTTGCGGTGCGACCCGCGCGTGCCAGACCGTCCGTGTCAGCGGCCGCCCACGGCTCGATGTCGACCGCGAGAACCTCCGGGTGAAATTGCGTTCCCCACACCCGATCCCCCAGCCGGAATGCCTGGTTGGGACACCGACTTGTCTCGCACAGCGACACCGCGTCCTGCGGCAGACTGCTGATCTCCTCCTGATGCCATTCGACGGCCATGGCGTCCTCGCTCATGGCCGACAACAGCAGGTCTGCCCGCCCCGCGGAGGTGAGGCGCAGGGAGTGCAGGCCGAGCTCAGGTGCGCCGACCATCCGGGTCACTGCACCACCGCACGCCA is a genomic window containing:
- a CDS encoding type 1 glutamine amidotransferase, which gives rise to MQPDTEPVVVFIQHEAAAGPGLVGARMRHRGIPTTTVHAYAGDPVPSDLDGMLGLVVLGGAVGPCEDDAAPWLPDVRNLLQQAVSRDLPTLGLCLGAELLAVACGGAVTRMVGAPELGLHSLRLTSAGRADLLLSAMSEDAMAVEWHQEEISSLPQDAVSLCETSRCPNQAFRLGDRVWGTQFHPEVLAVDIEPWAAADTDGLARAGRTATDVLDEVRAAEDRLRHEWEALADRWIDLLSPGGPVG